DNA from Gramella sp. MAR_2010_147:
AAATTTTCAACATTTAGATCCAGTATAAAATCTCCGTTGGTATGAATTTCAGGATCCAGCGCCTGATTTTCAGAAACCAGCCATAAATCTTCAAAATTCAATGTTCCAACGCTTTCTAACGGAATATTACCTGCGTGACGTAAATAGGTAAGTTCTGGCACCGTCACATAGATTTTCGTGATCTCATAATCTCTTAACAGGTTACATACGTTTTCATTCATTAAAATCAATCTCCCTTCAGTAACTTCAGCCGATATCTCATTCACTAGGTTTTCTCCGGTTTCTATAACTACTTTCTGTTTCGTGCCCTGTTCAATGAAAAGCTTGATCTTATCATAGACCATAATCTCAGTAAAATCAGCTACTTCTACTTCAGTTTGAGTGATCTC
Protein-coding regions in this window:
- a CDS encoding head GIN domain-containing protein, coding for MKKILFLITIICFLSCDSEDTGDCFQQAGEITQTEVEVADFTEIMVYDKIKLFIEQGTKQKVVIETGENLVNEISAEVTEGRLILMNENVCNLLRDYEITKIYVTVPELTYLRHAGNIPLESVGTLNFEDLWLVSENQALDPEIHTNGDFILDLNVENLRITNDNYSNYFMTGKVQNADFFFAAGDGRLEARDLIVQHYEIFHRGTNKLIINPQQSLKGEIVSYGDIISVNRPPEVDVEEKFRGKLIFE